Proteins encoded together in one Nitrospiria bacterium window:
- the rpsI gene encoding 30S ribosomal protein S9 has protein sequence MIAATGKRKNAIARVQLKPGTGQILINDRPLENYFPREIHRIQVLQPFQVTSTTGKFNAAVNVQGGGEMGQAGAVRHGIAKALLQINGALREPLKKEGLLTRDSRVKERKKYGQKGARRRFQYSKR, from the coding sequence ATGATCGCAGCCACCGGAAAACGAAAAAACGCCATCGCGCGCGTCCAGTTGAAACCCGGTACGGGCCAGATCCTGATCAACGATCGGCCCCTGGAAAATTATTTCCCACGGGAGATTCACCGGATTCAGGTCCTCCAGCCTTTTCAGGTGACCAGCACGACCGGGAAGTTCAATGCGGCCGTCAATGTGCAGGGGGGAGGCGAGATGGGCCAAGCCGGTGCGGTGCGGCACGGGATCGCCAAGGCCCTGCTTCAGATCAACGGCGCACTGCGTGAGCCTTTGAAGAAGGAAGGCCTGCTGACCCGCGATTCCCGCGTGAAGGAGCGTAAAAAGTACGGCCAGAAAGGCGCGCGGCGGCGGTTCCAGTATTCCAAACGTTAA
- the argC gene encoding N-acetyl-gamma-glutamyl-phosphate reductase, with amino-acid sequence MFKVAVLGAGGYTGGELLRILSQHPDVTLAAATSEQSAGQPIDKVFPNLKGRMSLALEPLNLDRLIDKADLFFLALPHTTAMPVAARLIQEKKRVIDLSADFRLKDPKVYERWYKTPHLYPGLLAKTRYGLPELHRNAIKSARLVANPGCYPTGALLGLLPLFRKPLIDAGHIIIDAKSGISGAGRSPGLPYHFPEAHEAVSAYSIGRHRHRPEIEQELSGLIKKRVTVTFTPHLVPINRGILSTIYVKLTKPNETDAVLKLYQDFYKREPFVQVLPSGELPNTRNVQGSNDCHIGLVADGHADRGAATLVVVTAIDNLVKGAAGQAVQNMNLMMGYEESLGLTAPGLFP; translated from the coding sequence ATGTTCAAGGTTGCCGTACTCGGCGCCGGCGGCTATACCGGCGGAGAGTTACTCCGGATTCTCAGCCAGCATCCCGACGTCACACTGGCCGCGGCCACTTCGGAACAGTCGGCCGGCCAGCCGATCGACAAAGTCTTTCCGAATCTCAAAGGGCGGATGTCGCTGGCCCTGGAACCGTTGAATCTGGACCGCCTGATCGACAAAGCCGACCTGTTTTTCCTGGCGCTGCCGCACACGACCGCGATGCCGGTCGCGGCCCGGCTGATTCAAGAGAAGAAACGGGTGATCGACCTCAGCGCCGATTTCCGATTAAAAGACCCGAAAGTCTACGAGAGATGGTATAAGACGCCCCATCTGTATCCCGGACTGCTGGCGAAAACCCGCTACGGTCTGCCCGAACTCCACCGGAATGCGATCAAATCCGCCCGACTCGTGGCCAACCCGGGCTGCTACCCGACCGGCGCTCTTCTCGGGCTTCTTCCGTTGTTCCGAAAGCCCCTGATCGATGCCGGCCACATCATCATCGATGCAAAATCCGGGATTTCCGGGGCCGGACGGAGCCCGGGGCTGCCCTACCATTTTCCGGAGGCCCACGAGGCCGTATCGGCGTACAGCATCGGCCGGCATCGGCACCGGCCCGAGATCGAGCAGGAGCTGTCCGGGTTGATTAAAAAAAGGGTAACGGTAACCTTTACACCCCATCTGGTGCCGATCAACCGAGGAATCCTGTCGACGATTTACGTGAAGCTCACGAAACCGAACGAAACCGACGCCGTTCTGAAACTCTACCAGGACTTCTATAAAAGAGAACCGTTCGTCCAAGTTCTTCCGTCGGGCGAACTGCCCAATACGCGAAACGTGCAGGGGTCAAACGACTGTCACATCGGTCTGGTGGCCGATGGACACGCGGATCGCGGGGCGGCGACCCTCGTCGTCGTCACGGCCATCGACAACCTGGTCAAAGGAGCGGCCGGCCAGGCTGTTCAAAACATGAACCTGATGATGGGTTATGAAGAATCCCTGGGACTCACGGCCCCGGGACTGTTTCCGTAG
- the rplM gene encoding 50S ribosomal protein L13 encodes MKTVSAKKKDFNRAWYLVDAQNKILGRLASEVASILRGKHKPTFTPHVDCGDHVVIVNAAGIQLTGDKLVSKVYAHHSDYPGGFKSTTAGKLLNERPDRLVRWAIQGMLPKTKLGRAMIKKLRVYAGPEHPHKAQSLQALEVAGTRRNG; translated from the coding sequence ATGAAAACGGTTTCAGCCAAGAAAAAAGATTTCAACCGAGCCTGGTACCTGGTGGATGCCCAAAACAAAATTTTGGGTCGTCTGGCCTCCGAGGTGGCTTCGATCCTCCGGGGCAAGCACAAACCGACCTTTACACCCCATGTGGACTGCGGCGATCACGTTGTGATCGTGAATGCCGCAGGAATCCAGCTCACGGGGGACAAACTCGTGAGCAAGGTTTATGCCCACCATTCGGATTATCCCGGCGGATTTAAATCCACCACTGCCGGCAAACTTTTAAACGAGCGGCCCGATCGTCTGGTCCGCTGGGCCATTCAGGGCATGTTGCCCAAAACCAAATTAGGCCGAGCCATGATCAAGAAACTGAGGGTGTACGCCGGTCCGGAACATCCTCATAAAGCCCAGTCGCTTCAAGCTCTGGAAGTGGCCGGAACAAGGAGAAACGGATGA